In the genome of Phosphitispora fastidiosa, one region contains:
- a CDS encoding fumarate hydratase C-terminal domain-containing protein, whose translation NRSRQVREACGQHGGFYLGSIGGPAARLAQDCIKKVEVVEYPELGMEAIWRIEVEDFPAFIVIDDKGNDFFKEFNLS comes from the coding sequence CAACCGTTCGCGCCAGGTGCGCGAAGCCTGCGGCCAGCACGGGGGCTTCTATCTCGGCTCCATCGGCGGGCCGGCCGCACGTCTTGCGCAAGACTGCATCAAAAAGGTGGAAGTCGTCGAGTACCCGGAACTTGGCATGGAGGCCATCTGGCGCATTGAAGTCGAAGATTTCCCGGCTTTCATCGTTATCGATGACAAGGGCAATGACTTCTTCAAGGAATTCAACCTGAGTTGA